From the Pseudomonas putida genome, one window contains:
- the mraY gene encoding phospho-N-acetylmuramoyl-pentapeptide-transferase encodes MLLLLAEYLQQFHKGFAVFQYLSLRGILGVLTALSLALWLGPWMIRTLQIRQIGQAVRNDGPQSHLSKSGTPTMGGALILSAIGVSTLLWADLSNRYVWTVLIVTLLFGAIGWVDDYRKVIEKNSRGLPSRWKYFWQSVFGLGAAVFLYMTAPTSVETTLIVPFLKDVTIPLGIGFVVLTYFVIVGSSNAVNLTDGLDGLAIMPTVMVGGALGIFCYLSGNVKFAEYLLIPYVPGSGELIVFCGALIGAGLGFLWFNTYPAQVFMGDVGALALGAALGTIAVIVRQEIVLFIMGGIFVMETLSVVIQVASFKLTGKRVFRMAPIHHHFELKGWPEPRVIVRFWIITVILVLIGLATLKLR; translated from the coding sequence ATGCTGCTGCTGTTGGCCGAGTATCTGCAACAGTTCCACAAGGGCTTCGCGGTCTTCCAGTACCTGTCCCTGCGCGGGATTCTGGGTGTACTGACCGCGTTGTCACTGGCGCTGTGGCTGGGGCCTTGGATGATCCGTACCCTGCAGATTCGCCAGATTGGCCAGGCCGTTCGTAACGACGGCCCGCAATCGCACCTGTCCAAGTCCGGCACCCCGACCATGGGTGGCGCACTGATCCTGTCTGCCATCGGCGTCAGTACCCTGCTGTGGGCCGACCTGTCCAACCGCTACGTCTGGACCGTGCTGATCGTCACCCTGCTGTTCGGTGCCATCGGCTGGGTCGACGACTACCGCAAGGTGATCGAAAAGAACTCGCGTGGCCTGCCGAGCCGCTGGAAGTACTTCTGGCAGTCGGTGTTCGGCCTGGGTGCGGCGGTGTTCCTGTACATGACCGCACCGACCTCTGTCGAAACCACCCTGATCGTGCCGTTCCTCAAGGACGTCACCATCCCGCTGGGTATCGGCTTCGTCGTACTGACTTATTTCGTCATCGTCGGCTCGAGCAACGCGGTCAACCTGACCGATGGCCTCGACGGCCTGGCGATCATGCCAACCGTGATGGTCGGCGGCGCCCTGGGGATCTTCTGCTACCTGTCGGGTAACGTGAAGTTCGCCGAATACCTGCTGATCCCTTACGTACCGGGCTCGGGCGAGCTGATCGTGTTCTGCGGCGCGCTGATCGGTGCCGGCCTGGGCTTCCTGTGGTTCAACACCTATCCGGCCCAGGTGTTCATGGGCGACGTCGGCGCACTGGCGCTGGGCGCTGCATTGGGCACCATCGCCGTGATCGTGCGCCAGGAAATCGTGCTGTTCATCATGGGCGGCATCTTCGTGATGGAAACCCTGTCGGTGGTGATCCAGGTCGCCTCGTTCAAGCTAACCGGCAAGCGCGTGTTCCGCATGGCGCCGATTCACCACCACTTTGAACTCAAGGGCTGGCCTGAGCCACGCGTGATCGTCCGTTTCTGGATCATCACCGTGATTCTGGTGCTGATCGGCCTGGCAACCCTGAAACTGAGGTAG
- the murD gene encoding UDP-N-acetylmuramoyl-L-alanine--D-glutamate ligase, with protein MSLIASDQFRIVVGLGKSGMSLVRFLANRGIAFAVADTREQPPELETLRRDYPQVEVRCGELDVDFLCRANELYVSPGLALATPALQQAAARGVQLSGDIELFARHAKAPIVAISGSNAKSTVTTLVGEMAAKAGKRVAVGGNLGTPALDLLSDDVELYVLELSSFQLETTDQLNAEVATVLNISEDHMDRYSGLPAYHLAKHRIFRGARQVVVNRQDALSRPLPVEGRPCFTFGLNQPDFKAFGLREVDGEKYLAYEFQTLMPVRELKIRGAHNQSNALAALALGHAAGLPFAPMLEALREFKGLAHRCQWIRERNAVNWYDDSKATNVGAALAAIEGLGADIDGKLVLIAGGDGKGADFAALREPVKRFCRAVVLLGRDAERLADALGDAAPLVRVKSLEEAVQQCAELAQPGDAVLLSPACASLDMFKNFEERGRLFAQAAGGLA; from the coding sequence GTGTCATTGATCGCTTCCGACCAATTCCGCATCGTTGTCGGCCTCGGCAAGAGCGGCATGTCCCTGGTTCGCTTCCTGGCGAACCGGGGCATTGCCTTTGCGGTCGCCGACACCCGTGAGCAACCGCCGGAACTGGAAACCCTGCGCCGTGATTACCCGCAGGTGGAAGTGCGCTGTGGTGAACTGGACGTGGACTTCCTGTGCCGCGCCAACGAGCTGTACGTGAGCCCGGGCCTGGCGCTGGCCACCCCGGCCCTGCAGCAGGCTGCGGCACGTGGCGTGCAGCTGTCCGGTGACATCGAACTGTTCGCCCGCCATGCCAAGGCGCCGATCGTGGCAATCAGTGGCTCCAACGCGAAAAGCACTGTTACCACTCTGGTCGGCGAGATGGCCGCCAAGGCTGGCAAGCGCGTGGCCGTGGGTGGCAACCTGGGCACCCCGGCGCTGGACCTGCTGAGCGACGATGTCGAGCTGTACGTGCTGGAGCTTTCGAGCTTCCAGCTGGAAACCACCGACCAGCTCAATGCCGAAGTGGCCACCGTGCTGAACATCAGCGAAGACCACATGGACCGCTACAGCGGCCTGCCGGCCTACCACCTGGCCAAGCACCGGATCTTCCGGGGTGCCCGTCAGGTCGTGGTCAACCGTCAGGATGCCCTGAGTCGGCCGCTGCCGGTGGAAGGCCGCCCATGCTTCACCTTCGGCCTCAACCAGCCGGACTTCAAGGCCTTCGGCCTGCGTGAAGTCGATGGCGAGAAATACCTGGCATACGAATTCCAGACGCTGATGCCGGTGCGTGAGCTGAAGATTCGCGGTGCCCACAACCAGAGCAACGCCCTGGCGGCCCTGGCCCTCGGTCACGCTGCCGGCCTGCCGTTCGCGCCAATGCTCGAAGCACTGCGCGAGTTCAAGGGCCTGGCTCACCGTTGCCAGTGGATCCGTGAGCGCAACGCCGTCAACTGGTACGACGATTCCAAGGCCACCAACGTCGGTGCTGCTCTGGCAGCGATCGAAGGCCTGGGTGCAGACATAGACGGCAAACTGGTGCTGATTGCTGGTGGCGACGGCAAGGGTGCCGACTTTGCTGCCCTGCGCGAGCCAGTCAAGCGCTTCTGCCGCGCTGTGGTGCTGCTTGGCCGTGATGCCGAGCGCCTGGCCGATGCCCTGGGTGATGCCGCGCCGCTGGTGCGGGTCAAGAGCCTGGAAGAGGCCGTGCAGCAGTGTGCCGAGCTGGCCCAGCCAGGCGACGCTGTGCTGCTGTCGCCGGCCTGCGCCAGTCTCGACATGTTCAAGAACTTCGAAGAACGCGGGCGCCTGTTCGCCCAGGCGGCGGGAGGGCTGGCATGA
- the ftsW gene encoding putative lipid II flippase FtsW: MIFGILKPYPSPLISGRGVDLDFAMLAGCLALLGLGLVMITSASSEVAAVQSGNPLYHMYRHLVYVFLGLVACGATMMVPIATWQRMGFMMLIGAFGLLVLVLVPGIGREVNGSMRWIGFSFFNVQPSEIAKVFVVIYLAGYLVRRQTEVRETWMGFFKPFIVLLPMAALLLMEPDFGATVVMMGAAAAMLFLGGVGLFRFSLMVVLAVAAVFILVQAQPYRMARLITFTDPWSDQFGSGYQLTQALIAFGRGEWLGVGLGNSVQKQFYLPEAHTDFVFSVLAEELGVVGSLVTIALFVFVTIRALYIGLWAEKAKQFFAAYMAFGLAFLWIGQFLINIGVNVGLLPTKGLTLPFLSYGGSSLVICCACVGLLLRIEWESRTHLGSEEHEFKESDFAEETSHGR, encoded by the coding sequence ATGATCTTCGGCATCCTCAAGCCCTATCCGTCGCCGCTGATCAGCGGCCGTGGCGTCGACCTCGACTTCGCCATGCTGGCCGGCTGCCTGGCGCTGCTGGGCCTGGGCCTGGTGATGATCACTTCGGCGTCGTCGGAAGTTGCCGCCGTGCAGTCCGGCAACCCGCTGTACCACATGTACCGCCACCTGGTGTACGTGTTCCTCGGCCTGGTTGCCTGTGGCGCGACCATGATGGTGCCAATCGCCACCTGGCAGCGCATGGGTTTCATGATGCTGATCGGTGCCTTCGGCCTGCTGGTGCTGGTGCTGGTGCCGGGGATCGGCCGTGAAGTGAACGGATCGATGCGCTGGATCGGCTTCAGCTTCTTCAACGTGCAGCCCTCGGAGATCGCCAAGGTCTTCGTCGTCATCTACCTGGCTGGCTACCTGGTGCGCCGGCAGACCGAGGTGCGCGAGACCTGGATGGGCTTCTTCAAGCCGTTCATCGTGCTGCTGCCAATGGCGGCGCTGCTGCTGATGGAGCCGGACTTCGGCGCCACCGTGGTGATGATGGGGGCCGCCGCCGCTATGCTGTTCCTCGGCGGGGTGGGGCTGTTCCGCTTCAGCCTGATGGTGGTGCTGGCGGTGGCTGCGGTGTTCATCCTGGTCCAGGCGCAGCCGTACCGGATGGCGCGTCTGATCACCTTCACCGACCCCTGGTCCGACCAGTTCGGCTCCGGCTACCAGCTGACCCAGGCGCTGATCGCCTTCGGTCGCGGCGAGTGGCTGGGCGTGGGCCTGGGCAACAGCGTGCAGAAGCAGTTCTACCTGCCTGAAGCGCACACCGACTTCGTCTTCTCGGTACTGGCCGAAGAGCTTGGCGTGGTCGGCTCGCTGGTGACCATCGCGCTGTTCGTCTTCGTCACCATTCGCGCGCTGTACATCGGCCTGTGGGCAGAGAAGGCCAAGCAGTTCTTCGCCGCCTACATGGCGTTCGGCCTGGCGTTCCTGTGGATCGGCCAGTTCCTGATCAATATCGGCGTGAACGTCGGCCTGCTGCCGACCAAGGGCCTGACCTTGCCGTTCCTCAGTTACGGCGGCTCATCGCTGGTGATCTGCTGTGCCTGCGTGGGTTTGCTGTTGCGCATCGAGTGGGAGAGTCGCACGCACCTGGGCAGCGAGGAGCACGAATTCAAAGAGAGCGATTTTGCCGAGGAGACCAGTCATGGCCGCTGA
- the murG gene encoding undecaprenyldiphospho-muramoylpentapeptide beta-N-acetylglucosaminyltransferase — protein sequence MAADGKNVLIMAGGTGGHVFPALACAREFQARGYTVHWLGTPRGIENELVPQAGLPLHLIQVSGLRGKGKLSLLKAPFTLIKAVLQARRIVRELKPVCVVGFGGYVTGPGGVAARLCGVPLVIHEQNARAGTTNRLLLPLAARVCEAFPATFDASDKLRTTGNPVRPELFMDARRAPLAERRARLLVMGGSLGAEPLNKLLPKALSEVPANLRPEVFHQAGKHHAPATAERYREAGVEAQVEPFIKDMAHAYGWADIVVCRAGALTVSELAAAGLPSMLVPLPHAIDDHQTYNAQYLAQEGAAFLMPQATTGAAQLAERLNEVLMQPEKLNTMAGTARRLAKPAATSTVVDICLEVAHG from the coding sequence ATGGCCGCTGACGGCAAGAACGTACTGATCATGGCCGGCGGCACAGGGGGTCACGTGTTCCCGGCCCTGGCCTGCGCCCGTGAATTCCAGGCCCGCGGCTATACCGTGCATTGGCTGGGCACCCCGCGTGGCATCGAGAACGAACTGGTGCCGCAAGCCGGCCTGCCTCTGCACCTGATCCAGGTCAGCGGCCTGCGTGGCAAGGGCAAGCTTTCGCTGCTCAAGGCGCCGTTCACCCTGATCAAGGCGGTACTCCAGGCACGTCGTATCGTGCGCGAGCTCAAGCCAGTGTGCGTAGTCGGCTTTGGCGGCTATGTGACTGGCCCGGGCGGCGTTGCTGCACGGTTGTGCGGTGTACCGCTGGTGATCCACGAGCAGAACGCCCGTGCCGGCACCACCAACCGCCTGCTGCTGCCGCTGGCTGCGCGTGTGTGCGAAGCCTTCCCGGCGACCTTCGACGCCAGCGACAAACTGCGTACCACCGGCAACCCGGTGCGTCCGGAGCTGTTCATGGATGCCCGGCGAGCGCCCCTGGCCGAGCGCCGCGCGCGCCTGTTGGTAATGGGCGGAAGCCTGGGTGCGGAACCATTGAACAAATTGTTGCCTAAGGCCCTGTCCGAAGTGCCGGCGAACCTGCGCCCAGAGGTGTTCCACCAGGCCGGCAAGCACCATGCGCCAGCCACTGCCGAGCGTTACCGCGAGGCGGGTGTCGAGGCCCAGGTCGAGCCGTTCATCAAGGACATGGCCCACGCCTATGGCTGGGCCGATATCGTGGTGTGCCGGGCCGGCGCCCTGACCGTCAGCGAACTCGCGGCGGCGGGCCTGCCTTCGATGCTGGTGCCCTTGCCCCACGCGATCGACGATCACCAGACCTACAACGCCCAATATCTGGCCCAGGAAGGCGCTGCCTTCCTCATGCCACAAGCGACAACTGGCGCAGCGCAACTTGCTGAACGCCTGAACGAGGTGCTGATGCAACCCGAGAAACTCAACACCATGGCTGGCACCGCACGGCGCCTGGCCAAACCTGCTGCAACCAGCACCGTGGTCGATATCTGCCTGGAGGTGGCCCATGGTTGA
- the murC gene encoding UDP-N-acetylmuramate--L-alanine ligase codes for MVESQKAMPHPKMGRINRIHFVGIGGVGMCGIAEVLLNLGYQVSGSDLKASPVTERLKSFGAEIFVGHRAENAANADVLVVSSAINPANPEVATALERRIPVVPRAEMLAELMRYRHGVAVAGTHGKTTTTSLLASVFAAGGLDPTFVIGGRLTAAGTNAQLGTSRYLIAEADESDASFLHLQPMVAVVTNIDADHMATYEGDFNKLKKTFVEFLHNLPFYGLAVMCLDDPVVREILPQVKRPTVTYGFSEEADIRAINVRQQGMQTHFTVLRRDCEPLEVSVNMPGNHNVLNALATIAIATDEGISDEAIVQGLSGFQGVGRRFQVYGELPVDGGSVMLVDDYGHHPTEVAAVIKAVRGGWPSRRLVIVYQPHRYSRTRDLYDDFVQVLGDANVLLLMEVYPAGEEPIPGADSRQLCHSIRQRGKLDPIYIERGAELAPLVKPLLRAGDILICQGAGDVGGLAPQLMKSPLFAGAKQEKSK; via the coding sequence ATGGTTGAAAGCCAGAAAGCCATGCCCCATCCGAAGATGGGCCGCATCAACCGCATCCACTTCGTCGGTATCGGCGGCGTGGGCATGTGCGGTATCGCTGAAGTGCTGCTGAACCTGGGTTACCAGGTATCCGGTTCCGACCTCAAGGCGTCGCCGGTTACCGAACGCCTGAAGTCGTTCGGCGCCGAGATCTTCGTCGGCCACCGCGCCGAGAACGCCGCCAATGCCGATGTGCTGGTGGTATCCAGCGCCATCAACCCGGCCAACCCGGAAGTCGCCACCGCCCTGGAACGTCGTATTCCGGTGGTGCCGCGTGCCGAAATGCTCGCCGAGCTGATGCGCTATCGCCATGGCGTGGCGGTTGCCGGTACCCACGGCAAGACCACCACCACCAGCCTGCTGGCTTCGGTATTCGCCGCCGGCGGCCTGGACCCGACCTTCGTCATCGGTGGTCGCCTGACCGCTGCCGGTACCAACGCGCAGCTGGGCACCAGCCGCTACCTGATTGCCGAAGCCGACGAAAGCGATGCCAGCTTCCTGCACCTGCAGCCGATGGTTGCCGTGGTCACCAACATCGACGCCGACCACATGGCAACCTACGAAGGTGACTTCAACAAGCTGAAGAAGACCTTCGTCGAGTTCCTGCACAACCTGCCGTTCTATGGCCTGGCCGTGATGTGCCTGGACGACCCGGTTGTGCGCGAGATCCTGCCGCAGGTCAAGCGCCCGACCGTCACCTACGGTTTCAGCGAAGAGGCCGACATCCGCGCCATCAACGTGCGCCAGCAGGGCATGCAGACCCACTTCACCGTGTTGCGCCGCGACTGCGAGCCGCTCGAGGTGTCGGTGAACATGCCTGGCAATCACAACGTGCTCAACGCCTTGGCCACCATCGCCATCGCCACCGACGAAGGCATCAGCGATGAAGCCATCGTCCAGGGCCTGTCCGGCTTCCAGGGTGTTGGCCGACGCTTCCAGGTCTACGGCGAACTGCCGGTCGACGGCGGCAGCGTGATGCTGGTCGATGACTATGGTCACCACCCGACCGAGGTGGCTGCAGTGATCAAGGCCGTGCGCGGTGGCTGGCCAAGCCGCCGCCTGGTGATCGTCTACCAGCCGCACCGCTACAGCCGTACCCGCGACCTGTACGACGATTTTGTCCAGGTGCTGGGCGATGCCAACGTGCTGCTGTTGATGGAGGTCTACCCGGCCGGCGAAGAGCCGATCCCCGGTGCAGACAGCCGCCAGCTGTGCCACAGCATCCGCCAGCGCGGCAAGCTGGACCCGATCTACATCGAACGTGGCGCCGAGCTGGCGCCGCTGGTCAAGCCGTTGCTGCGCGCTGGCGACATCCTGATCTGCCAGGGTGCCGGTGACGTCGGCGGCCTGGCCCCGCAACTGATGAAAAGCCCGCTGTTCGCTGGCGCCAAGCAGGAGAAGTCGAAATGA
- a CDS encoding D-alanine--D-alanine ligase, with product MTSAYEQLHSTLDVKDFGRVAVLYGGKSAEREVSLKSGAAVIDALTSAGVDVVAIDVGDDLLARLQNEKIDRAFIILHGRGGEDGSMQGLLECLGIPYTGSGILASALAMDKLRTKQVWQSLGIPTPRHAVLASEQDCVAASTELGFPLIVKPAHEGSSIGMAKVNSEQELIAAWQDAAHYDSQVLVEQWIHGPEFTIAVLRGQVLPPIALGTPHVFYDYDAKYIANDTQYRIPCGLDSAKEQELIDLTARACDAIGIEGWGRLDVMQDEQGRFWLLEVNTAPGMTDHSLVPMAARAAGLDFQQLVLAILAESVATRG from the coding sequence ATGACCAGCGCCTACGAACAACTGCACTCGACCCTGGACGTGAAAGACTTCGGCCGCGTGGCCGTGCTGTACGGCGGCAAGAGCGCCGAGCGTGAAGTGTCGCTGAAGTCCGGCGCTGCGGTGATCGACGCGCTGACCAGCGCCGGTGTCGACGTGGTCGCCATCGATGTCGGTGACGACCTGCTGGCGCGCCTGCAGAACGAGAAGATCGACCGCGCCTTCATCATCCTCCACGGCCGTGGCGGTGAAGACGGCAGCATGCAAGGCCTGCTCGAGTGCCTGGGCATCCCTTACACCGGCAGCGGTATCCTCGCCTCGGCGCTGGCGATGGACAAACTGCGCACCAAGCAGGTGTGGCAGAGCCTGGGCATTCCGACCCCGCGCCACGCGGTGCTGGCAAGCGAGCAAGATTGTGTTGCAGCCAGTACGGAACTGGGCTTCCCGCTTATCGTCAAACCTGCCCATGAAGGCTCTAGCATCGGCATGGCCAAGGTGAACAGCGAGCAGGAACTGATCGCTGCCTGGCAAGACGCCGCCCACTACGATTCGCAAGTCCTGGTCGAGCAATGGATTCACGGCCCGGAGTTCACCATCGCCGTTCTGCGTGGCCAGGTGCTGCCGCCGATCGCCCTGGGCACTCCGCACGTGTTCTACGACTACGACGCCAAATACATCGCCAATGACACCCAGTACCGCATCCCGTGCGGCCTGGACAGTGCCAAGGAGCAGGAACTGATCGACCTGACCGCGCGCGCCTGCGATGCCATCGGCATCGAAGGCTGGGGCCGGCTGGACGTGATGCAGGACGAGCAGGGCCGGTTCTGGCTGCTCGAAGTCAACACCGCACCCGGCATGACCGACCATAGCCTGGTGCCCATGGCGGCCCGCGCGGCCGGCCTGGACTTCCAGCAACTGGTGCTGGCGATCCTGGCTGAAAGCGTGGCGACGCGAGGTTAA
- a CDS encoding cell division protein FtsQ/DivIB: MQGAMIRQQQPVTGRSKPVPRGASRLVADEPVSARLPRPSLGGLKRLLWPIVLVAAGFGAYEGAIRLMPYADRPITKIDVQGDLSYISQQSVQQRIAPYVAASFFSVDLTAMRAELEQMPWIAHAEVRRVWPDEVVIRLEEQLPVARWGDEALLNNQGQAFTPRELANYEHLPQLAGPQRAQQQVMQQYQVLSQMLRPLGFSIARLELRERGSWFLTTGASSAGPGIELLLGRDHLVEKMRRFIAIYDKTLKEQITTIARIDLRYSNGLAVGWREPNAPTTAQPAVAKN; the protein is encoded by the coding sequence ATGCAAGGCGCAATGATACGTCAGCAGCAACCCGTTACCGGCCGCAGCAAGCCGGTGCCGCGCGGTGCCAGCCGACTGGTGGCCGACGAGCCCGTATCGGCGCGCCTGCCGCGGCCCAGCCTGGGCGGCCTCAAGCGCCTGCTGTGGCCGATCGTGCTGGTGGCTGCAGGCTTCGGCGCCTATGAGGGCGCCATCCGCCTGATGCCGTATGCCGACCGGCCGATCACCAAGATCGACGTGCAGGGCGACCTCAGCTACATCAGCCAGCAGTCGGTGCAGCAGCGCATTGCGCCATATGTGGCGGCGAGCTTCTTCAGCGTCGACCTCACCGCGATGCGCGCCGAGCTCGAGCAGATGCCGTGGATCGCCCACGCCGAAGTACGCCGGGTGTGGCCGGACGAAGTGGTGATTCGCCTGGAAGAACAGCTGCCGGTGGCGCGCTGGGGTGACGAGGCCCTGCTCAACAACCAGGGCCAGGCCTTCACCCCGCGCGAACTGGCCAACTATGAGCACCTGCCGCAGCTGGCCGGGCCGCAGCGCGCTCAGCAACAAGTCATGCAGCAATATCAGGTATTGAGCCAGATGCTGCGCCCCCTGGGCTTTTCCATCGCTCGCCTGGAGCTGCGCGAGCGGGGCAGCTGGTTCCTGACCACCGGTGCGAGCAGTGCCGGGCCGGGCATCGAGCTGCTGTTGGGGCGCGACCACCTGGTGGAGAAGATGCGCCGTTTCATTGCCATTTACGACAAGACACTCAAAGAGCAGATCACCACTATCGCCCGCATTGATCTGCGTTATTCCAACGGACTTGCCGTTGGTTGGCGGGAACCGAA